The following coding sequences are from one Macaca nemestrina isolate mMacNem1 chromosome 1, mMacNem.hap1, whole genome shotgun sequence window:
- the LOC105498034 gene encoding lamin isoform X4 → MGNSEGCNTKKEGDLMAAQARLKDLEALLNSKEAALSTALSEKRTLEGELHDLRGQVAKLEAALGEAKKQLQDEMLRRVDAENRLQTMKEELDFQKNIYSEELRETKRRHETRLVEIDNGKQREFESRLADALQELRAQHEDQVEQYKKELEKTYSAKLDNARQSAERNSNLVGAAHEELQQSRIRIDSLSAQLSQLQKQLAAKEAKLRDLEDSLARERDTSRRLLAEKEREMAEMRARMQQQLDEYQELLDIKLALDMEIHAYRKLLEGEEERLRLSPSPTSQRSRGRASSHSSQTQGGGSVTKKRKLESESRSSFSQHARTSGRVAVEEVDEEGKFVRLRNKSNEDQSMGNWQIKRQNGDDPLLTYRFPPKFTLKAGQVVTIWAAGAGATHSPPTDLVWKAQNTWGCGNSLRTALINSTGEEVAMRKLVRSVTVVEDDEDEDGDDLLHHHHGSHCTSSGDPAEYNLRSRTVLCGTCGQPADKASASGSGAQVGGPISSGSSASSVTVTRSYRSVGGSGGGSFGDNLVTRSYLLGNSSPRTQSPQNCSIIQEMGMRWEVEEGRRKVSLSCLP, encoded by the exons ATGGGGAACTCTGAGGGCTG CAATACCAAGAAGGAGGGTGACCTGATGGCTGCTCAGGCTCGGCTGAAGGACTTGGAGGCTCTGCTCAATTCCAAGGAGGCCGCACTGAGCACTGCTCTCAGTGAGAAGCGCACGCTGGAGGGCGAGCTGCATGATCTGCGGGGCCAGGTGGCCAAG CTTGAGGCAGCCCTGGGTGAGGCCAAGAAGCAACTTCAGGATGAGATGCTACGGCGGGTGGATGCTGAGAACAGGCTGCAGACCATGAAGGAGGAACTGGACTTCCAGAAGAATATCTACAGTGAG GAGCTGCGTGAGACCAAGCGCCGTCATGAGACACGGCTGGTGGAGATTGACAATGGGAAGCAGCGTGAGTTTGAGAGCCGGCTGGCAGACGCCCTGCAGGAACTGCGGGCCCAGCATGAGGACCAGGTGGAGCAGTACAAGAAGGAGCTGGAGAAGACTTATTCCGCCAAG CTGGACAATGCCAGGCAGTCTGCTGAGAGGAACAGCAACCTGGTGGGGGCCGCCCACGAGGAGCTGCAGCAGTCTCGCATCCGCATTGACAGCCTCTCCGCTCAGCTCAGCCAGCTCCAGAAGCAG CTGGCAGCCAAGGAGGCGAAGCTTCGAGACCTGGAGGACTCGCTGGCCCGTGAGCGGGACACCAGCCGGCGGCTGCTAGCGGAAAAGGAGCGGGAGATGGCCGAGATGCGGGCAAGGATGCAGCAGCAGCTGGATGAGTACCAGGAGCTTCTGGACATCAAGCTGGCCCTGGACATGGAGATCCATGCCTACCGCAAGCTCCTGGAGGGCGAGGAGGAGAG GCTACGCCTGTCCCCCAGCCCCACCTCGCAGCGTAGCCGCGGCCGTGCTTCCTCCCACTCATCCCAGACACAGGGTGGGGGCAGCGTCACCAAAAAGCGCAAGCTGGAGTCCGAGAGCCGCAGCAGCTTCTCACAGCACGCACGCACTAGTGGGCGTGTGGCCGTGGAGGAGGTGGACGAGGAGGGCAAGTTTGTCCGGCTGCGTAACAAGTCCAATGAG GACCAGTCCATGGGCAATTGGCAGATCAAGCGCCAGAATGGAGATGATCCCTTGCTGACTTACCGCTTCCCACCAAAGTTCACCCTAAAGGCTGGGCAGGTGGTAACG ATCTGGGCTGCAGGAGCTGGGGCCACCCATAGCCCCCCTACTGACCTGGTGTGGAAGGCACAGAACACCTGGGGCTGCGGGAACAGCCTGCGCACTGCTCTCATCAACTCCACTGGGGAA GAGGTGGCCATGCGCAAGCTGGTGCGCTCAGTGACTGTGGTTGAGGACGACGAGGATGAGGATGGAGATGACCTGCTCCATCACCACCAC GGCTCCCACTGCACCAGCTCGGGGGACCCCGCTGAGTACAACCTGCGCTCGCGCACCGTGCTGTGCGGGACCTGCGGGCAGCCTGCCGACAAGGCATCTGCCAGTGGCTCAGGAGCCCAGGTGGGCGGACCCATCTCCTCTGGCTCTTCTGCCTCCAGTGTCACAGTCACTCGCAGCTACCGCAGTGTGGGGGGCAGTGGGGGTGGCAGCTTCGGGGACAATCTGGTCACCCGCTCCTACCTCCTGGGCAACTCCAGCCCCCGAACCCAG AGCCCCCAGAACTGCAGCATCAT acAAGAGATGGGAATGAGGTGGGAggtggaagaagggagaagaaaggtgAGTTTGAGCTGCCTTCCCTAG
- the LOC105498034 gene encoding lamin isoform X2, with protein MGNSEGCNTKKEGDLMAAQARLKDLEALLNSKEAALSTALSEKRTLEGELHDLRGQVAKLEAALGEAKKQLQDEMLRRVDAENRLQTMKEELDFQKNIYSEELRETKRRHETRLVEIDNGKQREFESRLADALQELRAQHEDQVEQYKKELEKTYSAKLDNARQSAERNSNLVGAAHEELQQSRIRIDSLSAQLSQLQKQLAAKEAKLRDLEDSLARERDTSRRLLAEKEREMAEMRARMQQQLDEYQELLDIKLALDMEIHAYRKLLEGEEERLRLSPSPTSQRSRGRASSHSSQTQGGGSVTKKRKLESESRSSFSQHARTSGRVAVEEVDEEGKFVRLRNKSNEDQSMGNWQIKRQNGDDPLLTYRFPPKFTLKAGQVVTIWAAGAGATHSPPTDLVWKAQNTWGCGNSLRTALINSTGEEVAMRKLVRSVTVVEDDEDEDGDDLLHHHHGSHCTSSGDPAEYNLRSRTVLCGTCGQPADKASASGSGAQVGGPISSGSSASSVTVTRSYRSVGGSGGGSFGDNLVTRSYLLGNSSPRTQSPQNCSIM; from the exons ATGGGGAACTCTGAGGGCTG CAATACCAAGAAGGAGGGTGACCTGATGGCTGCTCAGGCTCGGCTGAAGGACTTGGAGGCTCTGCTCAATTCCAAGGAGGCCGCACTGAGCACTGCTCTCAGTGAGAAGCGCACGCTGGAGGGCGAGCTGCATGATCTGCGGGGCCAGGTGGCCAAG CTTGAGGCAGCCCTGGGTGAGGCCAAGAAGCAACTTCAGGATGAGATGCTACGGCGGGTGGATGCTGAGAACAGGCTGCAGACCATGAAGGAGGAACTGGACTTCCAGAAGAATATCTACAGTGAG GAGCTGCGTGAGACCAAGCGCCGTCATGAGACACGGCTGGTGGAGATTGACAATGGGAAGCAGCGTGAGTTTGAGAGCCGGCTGGCAGACGCCCTGCAGGAACTGCGGGCCCAGCATGAGGACCAGGTGGAGCAGTACAAGAAGGAGCTGGAGAAGACTTATTCCGCCAAG CTGGACAATGCCAGGCAGTCTGCTGAGAGGAACAGCAACCTGGTGGGGGCCGCCCACGAGGAGCTGCAGCAGTCTCGCATCCGCATTGACAGCCTCTCCGCTCAGCTCAGCCAGCTCCAGAAGCAG CTGGCAGCCAAGGAGGCGAAGCTTCGAGACCTGGAGGACTCGCTGGCCCGTGAGCGGGACACCAGCCGGCGGCTGCTAGCGGAAAAGGAGCGGGAGATGGCCGAGATGCGGGCAAGGATGCAGCAGCAGCTGGATGAGTACCAGGAGCTTCTGGACATCAAGCTGGCCCTGGACATGGAGATCCATGCCTACCGCAAGCTCCTGGAGGGCGAGGAGGAGAG GCTACGCCTGTCCCCCAGCCCCACCTCGCAGCGTAGCCGCGGCCGTGCTTCCTCCCACTCATCCCAGACACAGGGTGGGGGCAGCGTCACCAAAAAGCGCAAGCTGGAGTCCGAGAGCCGCAGCAGCTTCTCACAGCACGCACGCACTAGTGGGCGTGTGGCCGTGGAGGAGGTGGACGAGGAGGGCAAGTTTGTCCGGCTGCGTAACAAGTCCAATGAG GACCAGTCCATGGGCAATTGGCAGATCAAGCGCCAGAATGGAGATGATCCCTTGCTGACTTACCGCTTCCCACCAAAGTTCACCCTAAAGGCTGGGCAGGTGGTAACG ATCTGGGCTGCAGGAGCTGGGGCCACCCATAGCCCCCCTACTGACCTGGTGTGGAAGGCACAGAACACCTGGGGCTGCGGGAACAGCCTGCGCACTGCTCTCATCAACTCCACTGGGGAA GAGGTGGCCATGCGCAAGCTGGTGCGCTCAGTGACTGTGGTTGAGGACGACGAGGATGAGGATGGAGATGACCTGCTCCATCACCACCAC GGCTCCCACTGCACCAGCTCGGGGGACCCCGCTGAGTACAACCTGCGCTCGCGCACCGTGCTGTGCGGGACCTGCGGGCAGCCTGCCGACAAGGCATCTGCCAGTGGCTCAGGAGCCCAGGTGGGCGGACCCATCTCCTCTGGCTCTTCTGCCTCCAGTGTCACAGTCACTCGCAGCTACCGCAGTGTGGGGGGCAGTGGGGGTGGCAGCTTCGGGGACAATCTGGTCACCCGCTCCTACCTCCTGGGCAACTCCAGCCCCCGAACCCAG AGCCCCCAGAACTGCAGCATCATGTAA